GGCTGCAGATCTTGGAAATATCTACAAGATCGAAGAGGTGACTCTTATCTGGGAAGCTGCTTACGGCACACAATATACAATCGATATCTCCATGGATGGATCATCGTGGAACAGCATAATCACTGAACCGGCAGGTGATGGAGGTACAGATATGTTTACCATTTCCCCTGCGGTTTCAGCCAGACACATAAGAGTGCATGCCACAAAAAGATCTCTTCAGTATGCCGGCGTTTCTCTTTACGAGTTTCAGGTTAAAGGCGTTCTTGAAGAGCAGGAAACAGATACCGATCAGAAACCGGTTGAACTGAGAGTCAGCTTTTTTCAGCCGCACACCAACGAAACCGGCTACTGGTGGCAGGGAGAAAACGCAAGAATAGCATCTATGAGCGCAGCACTGCTATCTGCAGAAATCACACTTAACCCCTCATTCCAATACGGGAACAATGATGTATCTCATCTGGCAGCATCACAGTTCGACTGGATTCTGGGGAAAAATCCTTTTGATATCTGCATGATGTATGGCTATGGGTATACAAACTACCCGGACTACCCCGGCAAACCCGGATACGCCTTTCCTAATGTCAAGGGAGGGATATGCAATGGTATCACAAGCAGCGATACAGGTGAAACTGATATCTCTTTTATGCCCTTTGGAGGGACATCGGATGACTGGAGATGGATAGAACAATGGCTCCCCCACAATGCCTGGTATCTTCTGGCAGCAGCAACTCTTTCCTATGTCATTGAACGCCCGGTTATGGCAGTGATGCCGCCTGTGCAGAGAGCCTCTGTTTCCCCGGTACAGATAAAACTGGCCGGGAAAAAGATCTCCATAACTGCAAGAGAAAAAGCTTCCGTATCAATTATTGACATAAGAGGAAGAACCATATCGAGGAAAGTAATCAATGGAGAGGGCTTTATAAACCTGAAATCATTTCCCTCAGGATCGTATCACGCAGTTGCAAGTACAGGCAAATCGAGAAAGGTTTTTAATTTCTTTATCATAAAGTAATCTCCGGCTCTTAAGAGCCGGGCTCCTCTTGAATATTCCATTAAACTGCACTGGTATACAATGGCAGGAGTTAATTTTCCTGCACGTGTTATCATTTTATCAAATGAACATCTTTTTAAATCATCGATGAAATCCAGAATTTTATCAATAGTTGCTATCTGCCTGAGTCTTCTGCTTTTTAACGGCTGTTATCTCATAAAGCAGGGCACTTACATCCTTCGATATAATTTCAGGGCACAGAAAATCGATAAGGTTTTAAATGATCCGGAAACTCCTGAGCCAACAAGGGAGTTTCTGGATCTGGTGCAGGAGATAGGGGCATACGCCACTGACAGCATTGGGCTGAAAAAGAACAGAAACTACACTACTTATGTCAAGATCGATAAGGACTATCTGGTGGATGTCGTTTCAGCGGCGGAGGATGTCAGTTTCAAACAGTACAAGTGGTGTTATCCCTTTTTCGGCTGTTTTCCGCTGAAGGGCTATTTTGAAAAGGAAGATGCTTTAAAAGAAGCTGAGAAACTGAAAGGAAAAGGCTACGATGTCAATGTAGATGAAGTCGATGGATTCAGTACTCTTGGAATTTTCAAGGACCCGCTTTACAGCTTCATGAAAGATTTCTCCGTCTTTGGAATTGCCTCGTTTATTATTCACGAACAGACACACGCAACAGTGTATGTTAAAAACCAGGTACAGTTCAGTGAGGAACTCGCTACCTTTGTGGGAAATACAGGTGCCATGAATTTTATCAGGCAAAAATACGGAACCGATTCTGATATTTACCGCAGTGCGGTTCTTGCTGAACAGGATAGAGAAACATATCTGGGCTTACTGAGAGGGCTTTACAATGAGCTGAAAAGTATGTATCAGAGCGGAATCAACAGAGAGGAGAAGCTCAACAGGAAAGAAGAAATAATAGCTGATTTCAAGGAAAAAGTCTCTACAGAATACAACCGGTTTTTCAAAACCGGAAGCTACAGCCGGCTCAGTAAAATCAATATAAATAATGCTTATCTTGCCATACGGATGACCTATACAAACGATTTAAAATTGTATCAGGAGCTTTATATAAAAGAAGGTGAAAACCTCAAGAGTTTTATGGATTCAGTGATAAAACTGAGTAAGAAAAAAGGTGATTTGAAGGAGCACCTCATGAAAGAAATCAATAAGTGAGTTCTCATGGAATTGCTCTGGACTCCAGCCCTCCTTCTGTTCCAATAAGAGAGAATTTGACCTCTGCTTAAGGTAAATTAAATATATTCTTTAGTTATATTTATCAGATCTGAGTTGAGGTTTTCAACAACTATCTCCACAACAGTACGATATGTGGCATAATCAGTTGTAACTTATTATTTTTTGATCTGCAGTTCAGGGGGATTGAGATTGGTGGGTAAAATTTTCTATATAAAAAATGCTTTCCTTGGCGTTTTTGTTTTCCTGACCGTATTAAATGTGGTCAAATATGAGATGTACATGCTCCTTAACCCGACCTGTGTTCAAAAAAACATATCAGAAGATGCCTGTATCTCACATATCCATTACAGACCGCATGTCCACAAAGCAAATGGATCAGATCCACTAAAGGAGATTGGAAAAATCCTTGACCTGATAACCCTTTTCCCTGAGTCCTTTTATAATTGTGAGCCACTAAACATCAGCAATGGTTTAACGATAGATACTCCTTCTCTTTTCCCGGACATCGATTCAGGTCAGTATAATCTGCATCTTCGGATTTAAGACCTTTTTCGTCTATTTTAACTCTCGAATAACGCAGGTCTTTGAAGCCTGAAAAGATATTAACATCAAATTCCAATCAGGAGGATTTATGCATTTCCTGACATTTTTAATGGTAGCGATTCTTTTAGCTGCCAACACCTATTCACAGCAGAAACCTGATAATGCTGAACCTGCAAAAGCAGAAGCTGCAAAAGCCACTCCGGCAAAAACTGAAGCTTCAAAAGCCTCGCCGGCTAAAGTGGAGCCTGCAAAGGCTGCTCCGGCTAAAACTGAAGCTCCGAAAGCAGCACCGGCTAAAGTGGAGCCTGCAAAGACTGCTCCGGCTAAAGCTGAAGCTCCGAAAGCAGCACCGGCTAAAGTAGAGCCTGCA
This Fibrobacter sp. DNA region includes the following protein-coding sequences:
- a CDS encoding aminopeptidase; amino-acid sequence: MAGVNFPARVIILSNEHLFKSSMKSRILSIVAICLSLLLFNGCYLIKQGTYILRYNFRAQKIDKVLNDPETPEPTREFLDLVQEIGAYATDSIGLKKNRNYTTYVKIDKDYLVDVVSAAEDVSFKQYKWCYPFFGCFPLKGYFEKEDALKEAEKLKGKGYDVNVDEVDGFSTLGIFKDPLYSFMKDFSVFGIASFIIHEQTHATVYVKNQVQFSEELATFVGNTGAMNFIRQKYGTDSDIYRSAVLAEQDRETYLGLLRGLYNELKSMYQSGINREEKLNRKEEIIADFKEKVSTEYNRFFKTGSYSRLSKININNAYLAIRMTYTNDLKLYQELYIKEGENLKSFMDSVIKLSKKKGDLKEHLMKEINK